The Gaiellales bacterium genome contains a region encoding:
- a CDS encoding MFS transporter — MPRIASLVRAVAVDTSALRESRDYRLLVVGGFVSGLGSQVTLVALPYQVYLLTRSSFMVGLVGLVELFPLIAFGLVGGALADRVDRRRLLLVAQVGMLATSAGLAAGAADGDPPIALVFALAGLAAGGSAIDRPTRAAIVPSLVGRARLRSAISFNYGLVQLALVVGPAVGGILIAAVGLTWAYLLDAVTFVAMIVSVLAISAQPPAESSSGREPFLASVTSGLRFAAERGELMGSFVIDILAMTFGMPRALFPALSLNVYHAGATGVGLLYAALSAGAMVAAFSTGWLTHARRLGRIVVFAILLWGIGIAVMGLTSSLVVAMACLCVAGSADSVSAVCRSTILQTATPDRMRGRMSSVFTLVVAGGPRLGDVESGAVAAAVGTQASVVLGGVACVAGLLPVVAAFPAFWNYDEGGAAAEAAAPP; from the coding sequence GTGCCGCGCATCGCGTCTCTCGTCCGCGCCGTCGCCGTCGACACGAGCGCCCTGCGGGAGTCGCGCGACTACCGGTTGCTCGTGGTCGGCGGGTTCGTCTCGGGGCTCGGGAGCCAGGTGACGCTCGTCGCGCTGCCCTATCAGGTGTACCTGCTCACTCGCTCGTCATTCATGGTCGGACTCGTGGGGCTGGTCGAGCTGTTCCCACTGATCGCCTTCGGCCTCGTGGGCGGCGCGCTTGCCGACCGCGTCGACCGCAGGCGGCTACTGCTCGTCGCGCAGGTCGGCATGCTGGCGACCTCCGCAGGCCTGGCGGCGGGAGCGGCCGACGGCGACCCGCCGATCGCGCTGGTGTTCGCGCTGGCAGGGCTGGCCGCCGGCGGCTCCGCCATCGACCGGCCGACGCGGGCCGCGATCGTCCCCTCGCTCGTGGGACGTGCGCGGCTGAGGTCGGCGATCTCGTTCAACTACGGTCTCGTGCAGCTGGCGCTGGTCGTCGGTCCGGCGGTCGGCGGCATCCTGATCGCGGCGGTCGGCCTGACGTGGGCCTACCTGCTCGACGCCGTGACCTTCGTGGCCATGATCGTCAGCGTGCTCGCGATCTCGGCGCAGCCGCCCGCGGAGTCGTCCAGCGGGCGCGAGCCGTTCCTCGCCTCGGTCACGAGCGGGCTGCGATTCGCAGCCGAGCGCGGCGAGCTGATGGGCAGCTTCGTGATCGACATCCTGGCGATGACGTTCGGCATGCCCCGCGCGCTCTTCCCGGCGCTCTCGCTCAACGTGTACCACGCGGGTGCGACGGGGGTCGGCCTGCTGTATGCGGCGCTCTCAGCCGGGGCCATGGTGGCGGCGTTCTCGACGGGCTGGCTGACCCACGCCCGGCGGCTGGGCCGGATCGTCGTCTTCGCGATCCTGCTGTGGGGGATCGGCATCGCGGTGATGGGCCTCACCTCGAGCCTGGTGGTGGCGATGGCGTGCCTGTGCGTTGCCGGATCAGCTGACAGCGTCAGCGCCGTCTGCCGGTCGACGATCCTCCAGACGGCGACGCCGGATCGCATGCGCGGACGCATGTCGTCGGTCTTCACGCTGGTTGTGGCCGGCGGCCCCCGGCTTGGGGACGTCGAGTCGGGCGCGGTGGCCGCGGCCGTGGGCACGCAGGCCTCCGTGGTGCTCGGCGGGGTGGCCTGCGTGGCGGGCCTGCTCCCCGTGGTGGCCGCGTTTCCCGCCTTCTGGAACTACGACGAAGGGGGCGCCGCCGCCGAAGCGGCTGCGCCCCCCTGA